The nucleotide window GCCCTGGTGCTGGCGGCGCTCCTGCTGTCGCGGCGCCGGCGCGCCCCGGTGGGCGGCTGAGGACGTGGACACCGCCTCCCGCGTGAGCCCGCTGCGCCGCGGCGATCCCGGGCGGCTGGGCGGGTACCGGGTGATCGGCCGGCTCGGCTCCGGCGGCATGGGCGTCGTCTACCTGGCCACCGACCGCGACGACGAGCTCGTCGCGGTCAAGCTCGTGCACGCCACCCTGGTCGGCGACCCCGAGTTCCGGGGGCGGTTCCGCAGCGAGGTCGAGCGGGCCCGGCAGGTGCCGTCGTTCTGCACGGCCGAGGTGCTCGACGCGGACCTCGACCACAACCCGCCGTACCTGGTGGTCGAGTACGTCGACGGGCCGAGCCTCGCCGAGGTGGTGGAGGAGAGCGGCCCGCTGCGCTCGGCCGCGCTGCACTCGCTCGCGGTCGGCGTGGCCACCGCGCTGACCGGCATACACGGCGCCGGGGTCATCCACCGTGACCTCAAGCCCGGCAACGTGCTGCTCGCGCCCGGCAGCCCCAAGGTCATCGATTTCGGCATCGCCCGGGCGTTCGAGGCGACCAGCCAGCACACCCGCACGGACCAGATGGTCGGCACTGTCGCGTACATGGCGCCGGAGCGGTTCTCCTCCGAGCCCGGCACGCCGCTGACCGCGGCCGCCGACGTGTTCGCCTGGGGCTGCGTCGTCGCGTACGCCGGCACCGGCCGGACGCCCTTCCACGGCGACTCGCCGCCGGCGACCGCCGCCCGGATCCTGACCCAGCCGCCGCACCTGGGCGTGCTGCCCGAGCCGCTGCGCGGCCTGGTCGAGCTGTCGCTGTCCAAGCATCCCGAGGAGCGGCCGACGGCCCGCGAGCTGTTGGATCTGCTGCTCGGCGAGCGGCAGCCCGAGCGCCGGCGCGCGACGGGGTTCGCGGCGCCCGCCGCGGCACCGCGCACGCAGCCGGCCCGGCCGGTCACCTCGGCCCCGCCGGCCCCGCCGGCCCGCAGGCGAGGCCACCGGACGCTGGCCGTGCTCGCCGTCCTGCTCGTGCTCGCCGGGCTGGCCACGGTCGCCCTGGTGCTGAAGGCGTACGCCCCGGTGGGCGAGCCGCGCAACGTGGGCGGCGCGCCGGGCGCGGGGGCGCCGGAGACCGGCGCCGCCGCCCCGCGCAACCCGCCGGCGACCGAACCCGGCGACCTGACCGATCCCACAAGGGGCGCCGGCCCGGTGCCGGCGGAGCCGGACGGCGGCGAGCCGATCATCCAGGACGCGCTGAGCCGGCCCGGCCTGTGGCAGGACAGCGAGGTACCCGGTGCGGACGCCGACTGCACCGTGCAGGGCGTGCTGCGCGTCGCCCGGGTCGACGCCGGCGCGCACCAGTGCGCCGGCCCGGAGGAGGAGATCGCCGACGACTTCGGGGTCGAGGTGACCACCGCGCTGCAATCCGCGGGCGCCTGCGCGGCGATCTGGTTCCACTGGGACCCACGGGCCGGCGGCCAGGTGCTGCGGATCTGCCAGGGGGAGATCTCGGTCGGCGCGGACCTGCCGGAAGACAGCCGGGTGTACGGGCGGATCGCGCTCGACCGCCGGATCGGGCTGCGCCAGCCGGTCCGGATCCACCTGGTGATCCGCGACGGCGAGGCACAGGTGTTCCGCGGCGCGCAGTTCGCGGGCGCGGTGCCGCTGCCGGAGGGCGGGCCGGACGAGGGCCAGGTCCTGCTCGGGCTCAGCGCCGAGGCCGCCGGCGCCGGGCCGCCGTACGCGGTGTCCTTCTCGGACGTGGACATCCGCTCGCTCTGAGCCGCACCCACCGATGTGGACGGATTAAGCTTTGGCTTAGGTTGCCGTTGACAGCGTGATCAGGTCGCGGCCCATACTGCGACATGCAGGTTCCGGCACCCTTCGAATACGCGCGGGCCACCACCGTGGACGAGGCCATCGGGCTCATGGAGCGCTACGGCGACACCGCCCGGCTGGTGGCCGGCGGACACAGTCTGCTGCCCATGATGAAGCTCCGGCTGGCCAACTTCGAATACCTCATCGACATCAACGATCTGCACGGCGAGCTCGGCCACATCGTCGTCGAGGCGGACCAGGTCCGGATCGGCGCGCTGACCCGCCATCGCGAGCTGCTCGAGTCCGACGCGCTGGCCGCGGCGCTGCCGATCTTCCGGGACGCCGAGCGGGTGATCGCCGACCCGGTCGTGCGCAACCGCGGCACCCTCGGCGGCTCGCTCTGCCAGGCCGACCCCTCCGAGGACCTCTCCGCGGTCTGCACCACGCTCGGCGCGAGCTGCGTGATCCGCGGGCCGGGCGGGACCCGGACGGTGACCATGGAGGACTTCCACCGCGGCCCGTACGAGACGGCGGTCGCCGACGGGGAGATCCTCGTCGAGATCCGGATACCGCTGCGCCCGCGCGGCGGCAGCGCGTACGCGAAGGTGGAGCGCCGGGCCGGCGACTGGGCCGTGGTGTCCGCGGGCGCGGCGGTGTGGCTCGACGAGGCCGGCCTGGTCACCGACGCCCGCGTCGGCCTCGCCGCCGTCGGGCCGAACACCACCGGCCTGCCGGAGATCTCCGCCGCGCTGCGCGGCAGCCCGCCGTCGGAGGGGTTGTACACCGAGGCCGGCGAGATCGCGGCGCGGAGCTGCGACCCGGTCACCGACCAGCGCGGCAGCGCCGACTACAAGCGCCACCTCGCCAAGGAGCTCACCGTCCGTACCCTGCGCCGCGCCGTGGCGCGCATCGCCGAGAGAGGCTGAGCATGCAGGTCTCGATGACCGTCAACGACGTCGAAGTCACCGAGGAGATCGAGGGACGGCTGCTGCTCGTGCACTTCCTGCGCGACGTCCTCGGCCTCACCGGCACCCACTGGGGCTGCGACACCAGCAACTGCGGCACCTGCGTGGTGTGGCTCGACGGCGAGCCCGTCAAGTCGTGCACCGTGCTCGCCGCGATGGCCGGCGGCCACGAGGTCCGCACGGTCGAGGGCCTGGCGAAGAACGGCAAGCTGGACCCGGTGCAGGAGGGCTTCATCCAGTGCCACGGGCTCCAGTGTGGTTTCTGCACGCCCGGGATGCTGATGACCGCCCGCGCGCTGCTCGACCGCAACCCGGACCCGACCGAGGCCGAGATCCGGGAGGCCATCTCCGGGCAGATCTGCCGCTGCACCGGCTACGCGACGATCGTCCGCTCGGTGCGCTGGGCCTCGGTGCACGAGGCCGGCACGGAAGAGGTGACGGCATGACGGCCGTACAGGGCTCCGAGCGGCTCACCACCTTCGAGGACAACGACCAGAAGCCCGTCGGGCACGGGCGGATGCTGCGCAAGGAGGACCCGCGCCTGGTGCGCGGGCGTGGCCGTTTCACCGACGACATCCAGCTTCCCGGCATGCTGCACCTGGCCATCCTGCGCTCGCCGTTCGCGCACGCGCGGATCGTCGGCATCGACACCAGCGCCGCCGCCGCGCTGCCCCGGGTTCGGGCCGTCGTCACCGGCGCCGACCTGGCCGCGCAGGGACTGGCCTGGATGCCGACGCTCTCCGGCGACGTGCAGGCGGTGCTCGCCACCGACAAGGTCCGCTTCCAGGGCCAGGAGGTCGCGTTCGTCGTCGCCGAGGACCGCTACACCGCCCGGGACGCCCTCGAGCTGATCGACGTCGAGTACGACGTGCTCGAGCCGGTCATCGACGCGCGGCGCGCGCTCGCGCCGGACGCGCCGGTGATCCGCGACGACCTCGACGGCAAGACGAACAACCACTGCTTCGACTGGGAGACCGGCGACAAGGACGCCACCGAGGCGGTCTTCGCGGCGGCGGACGTGGTGGTGCGGCAGGACATCGTCTATCCGCGCGTGCACCCGGCGCCGATGGAGACGTGCGGCGCGGTCGCCGACTTCGACGCGGTCGAGGGCCGGCTCAAGCTCTGGTCGACCACCCAGGCGCCGCACGCGCACCGCACCCTGTACGCGATCGTCGCCGGCCTGCCCGAGCACAAGATCCAGGTGATCTCGCCGGACCTCGGCGGCGGCTTCGGCAACAAGGTGCCGATCTACCCCGGCTACGTCTGCGCCATCGTCGCCTCGATCGTCACCGGCAAGCCGGTGAAGTGGATGGAGGACCGCTCGGAGAACCTGATCAGCACGGGCTTCGCCCGCGACTACATCATGCGCGGCGAGATCGCGGCGACCCGCGACGGCCGGATCCTCGGCATCCGCACGGACGTGCTCGCCGATCACGGCGCCTTCAACGGTACGGCCGCGCCGGTCAAGTACCCGGCCGGCTTCTTCGGCGTCTTCACCGGCAGCTACGACATCGAGGCCGCCTACTGCTCGATGACGGCGGTATACACCAACAAGGCGCCCGGCGGGGTCGCGTACGCGTGCTCGTTCCGGATCACCGAGGCCGTGTACCTGGTCGAGCGGATCGTCGACTGCCTCGCCGCGGAGCTGGGGATGGACCCGGCCGAGCTGCGCCTGAAGAACTTCATCAGGCCCGAGCAGTTCCCGTACACGACGAAGACCGGCTGGGTGTACGACTCCGGCGACTACGAGCCGACAATGCGCCTGGCGATGGACCTGGCCGGGTACGCCGAGCTGCGCAAGGAGCAGGAGGCGAAGCGGGCCAACGGCGAGCTGATGGGCATCGGCATCGCGTTCTTCACCGAGGCCGTCGGCGCCGGGCCGCGCAAGGACATGGACATCCTCGGACTGGGCATGGCCGACGGCTGCGAGCTGCGGGTGCACCCGACCGGCAAGGCCGTGGTCCGGCTCAGCGTGCAGTCGCAGGGCCAGGGTCACGAGACGACGTTCGCGCAGATCGTCGCCGAGGAGATCGGCATCCCGCCCGCCGACATCGACGTGGTGCACGGCGACACCGACAACACGCCGTTCGGGCTCGGCACCTACGGCAGCCGGTCCACCCCGGTCTCGGGCGCGGCCGCCGCGCTCGTCGCCCGCAAGGTCCGCGACAAGGCCCGGCTGATCGCCTCGGCGATGCTCGAGGTCTCGGTCGCCGACCTGGACTGGGAGAAGGGCAGATTCCAGGTCAAGGGCGACCCGGGCAAGTCGGTGACGATCCAGGACATCGCCATGCGCGCGCACGGCGCCGGCGACCTGCCTGACGGGGTCGAGGGCGGCCTTGAGGCGCAGATCTGCTACAACCCGTCGAACCTGACCTACCCGCACGGCGCGTACATCTGCGTGGTCGACATCGACCCGGGCACCTGCGAGGTGAAGGTGCGCCGGTTCATCGCCGTCGACGACTGCGGCACCCGGATCAATCCGATGATCATCGAGGGTCAGGTGCACGGCGGCCTCACCGACGGCGTCGGCATGGCGCTGATGGAGATGATCGCCTTCGACGAGGATGGCAACTGCCTCGGCGCGTCGCTGATGGACTACCTGATACCCACCGCGCTCGAGGTGCCCGACTGGGAGACCGGCTTCACCGTCACCCCGTCGCCGCACCACCCGATCGGCGCCAAGGGCGTCGGCGAGTCCGCCACCGTCGGCTCGCCGCCGGCCATCGTCAACGCCGTCGTGGACGCGCTCGCGCCATACGGCGTCCGCCATGCCGACATGCCGCTCACCCCGTCCCGGGTCTGGGACGCGATGCGCGGCGCGCCGCGGCCCCCGATCTGAGCCGGGCGGGACGACATGACCGACATCGCCGAGCGCGCCCGGGCCCTGACCCAGCAGCGGCGCCCGTTCGTGCACGCCACCGTCGTGCGCGCGCAGCAGCCGACCTCGGCCCGCGCGGGCGACGCCGCCGTCGTCCTCGACGACGGCTCCATCGAGGGCTTCGTCGGCGGACACTGCGCGGAGAACTCCGTGCGCACCGCCGCCCTGGACACCCTGCGGGACGGGCGCACCCTGCTGCTGCGGGTGCTGCCGGACGGCGGGGCGGAGTTCCCGGAGACACCGGGCGCGCTGGTCGTGGTCAACCCGTGCCACTCCGGCGGCGCGATCGAGATCTTCCTGCGTCCGGTCCTGCCCCGGCCGGTGCTGCGGCTGGCCGGCGAGACCCCGATCGGCGAGGCGCTGGCCACCCTGGCCGCCTTCCTCGACTTCGAGGTGTCGCGCGACGGCGCCTGCGCGGGCGCGACCGCGGCCGTGGTGGCCGGGCTGGGCCGGGGCGAGGAGGACGCGATCCGCGCGGCCCTGGACGCCGGCGTCGGCTTCATCGCCCTGGTGGCGAGCCGCACGCGCGGCGCGGCGGTGCTCGACGCGCTCGGCCTGACGCCCGGCGAGCGATCGCGGGTGCACACGCCGGCCGGCATCGACATCGGCGCGCGTACCCCGCAGGAGATCGCCCTGTCCATCATGGCCGAGGTGGTCCGGGCGATCCGGGTCGACGGCCTGGCGCCGTCGGCCGCCGCGGCCACGCCGCCGGCGGCGGCGACGGACCCGATCTGCGGGATGACCGTCCTGATCGGCCCGGACGCCATCTCGGCGGACGGCAACTACTTCTGCGGTACGGGGTGCCGCGACGCCTTCCTCGCGCGGGCCTGAGCCGTGTACGTGTCGGGCGTGGTCCTCGCCGCGGGCAACTCGGTGCGGCTCGGGCTGGGCGAGGCCAAGCAGCTGCTGCCGTACCGCGGCCGGACCCTGCTGGACGCGGCGCTGGACACCGTCCGGGCCTGCCCGTTCGACCAGCGGCTCGTCACGCTCGGCGCCTGGTCGGCCGCGGTGCGCTCGCGGGTCGACCTGAGCGGGTTCACCACCGTCGACGTGCCGGCGGACGGCACCGGCTGCGGCGCCTCGGTGAGCACCGCGGTCGGCGCGCTCGATCCGCGGGCGGACGGCCTCGTGCTGCTGCTCGGCGACCAGCCGGGCGTGCGGGCGTCCTCGGTGGCCGCGCTGCTCGCCGCCGCCGGCGACGGCCCGCTCGGCGTCTGCCGGTACGACGACGGCCTGGGCCATCCGTTCTGGTTCGGGCGCGCGGTGTTCGCCGCGCTGGCGGGCCTGCACGGCGACAAGGCGGTGTGGAAGCTGCTGCACGCCGGCGAGTACCCGGTGGTCGAGGTCGCGGTGCCGGGGCCGGTGCCGATCGACGTCGACACCCGCGAGGACTACGAGCGGCTGCTGGCCGGAGACCGCCTTGTGGGCTGATCGCCCCGGCGTGTCGCCGGAGGAGGTGCGGCGCCGCCTCGACGCGGTCGACTACCTGGTCGACGACGGGCTGGCCATGGCGTTGTTCCTGGCGCTGCGGCTCGGGCGGCCGCTGCTGCTCGAGGGTGAGCCGGGTGTCGGCAAGACCGCCGCGGCCAAGGCGCTCGCCCGCGCGCTCGACACGACGCTGATCCGGCTCCAGTGCTACGAGGGGCTCGGCGTACCCGAGGCGCTGTACGAGTGGAACCACCAGCGGCAGCTGCTGGCCATCCGGCTCGCCGAGGCGCGCGCGGAGAAGCTCGGCGAGGCCGACCTGTTCACCGCGGAGTTCCTGCTGGAGCGGCCGATCCTGCGCGCCGTGCGGCATCCGGGCCCGGTGCCGCCGGTGCTGCTGATCGACGAGATCGACCGGGCCGACGACGAGTTCGAGGCGCTGCTGTTCGAGTTCCTCGGCGAGGCCGCGATCACCGTTCCCGAGCTGGGCACCTTCACCGCGGTACGGCCGCCGATCGTGGTGCTGACCTCCAACCGCAGCCGCGAGCTGCACGACGCCCTGCGCCGCCGCTGCCTCTACCACTGGATCGACTACCCGTCGGCCGGCCGGGCCGTGGAGATCGTGCGCCGCACGGTGCCCGGCGCGGACGCCGCGCTGATCACCGCGGCGACGGCGTTCATCGCGCACGTCCGCGGGCTGGAGCTGGACAAGGCGCCCGGCATGGCCGAGACCATCGACTGGGTCGCCGCGCTGTCGGCGCTGGGCGTCACCGAACTCGTTCCGGACCACGTGATCCGCACCCTCGGTGCCATCGCGAAGACCCCCGACGACCGTGATCTGATCACGGCCGCCCTTCCGGCGGCACCACAGGAAAGGCAACCATGAAGATCACCAACGAGTTCGCGGTGAACACCCCGATCGACCGGGCCTGGGCGGTGCTGACCGACCTCGAGGGCATCGCGCCGTGTCTGCCCGGCGCCCGGCTCACCGGGGTCGAGGGCGACACCTACACCGGGCGGGTGAAGGTCAAGGTCGGCCCGGTGGTGTCGGACTTCGCGGGCACGGCCCGCTTCCTGGAGAAGGACGAGCAGGCACACCGCGCGGTGATCGACGCCAAGGGCCGCGACGCCCGCTCGGCCGGCAACGCCGCGGCGGTGGTGACGGCGCAGCTGCGGCCGGACGGCGACCGAACGCTGGTCAGCGTGGACACGGACCTGAAGATCTCGGGAAAGCTGGCCCAGTTCGGCAGCGGCATGATCAAGGAGGTCTCGGGGAAGCTGCTGAACCAGTTCGTCCAGAATCTCGAGGCGAAGCTCGCCGCCGACGGCACGGAGGCCGCCCCGCCGGAGGCCGCCCCGCCGGAGGCCGCCCCGGCGCAGGCCGTGCCGCCCGCGGAGGAGGCGCCTCTTGAAGTGGCGCCCGCCGGCGCCTCGTCTCTCGAAGAGGCGCCCGTCGGCGCCCCGGACTCCGCCGACGTGGAGCCGGTGCTCCCGCGCAAGTCCTCGGGGTTCGGTCCGCAGCCGGACGACGAGGCCCTCGATCTGCTCGGGCTGGCCGGCGGGTCCGTCTACAAGCGGCTGATTCCGATCGGCGTCGGGGTCGCGGCGGTCGCCGCCGTGATCGTCTGGGTCGTTGTCCGGCGCTGAGGTCTTCCTGCGCGGCGTCGACCGGGCCGCGTTCGCGGTCGGCCTCGCCGGGCGGCTGCGCCGCGCCGGCGTGCCCTGCGGCCTGACCGATGTGGACGACTTCGTGCGGGCACTCGGCGCCTGCCCGCCGCTGTCGCGCGA belongs to Amorphoplanes digitatis and includes:
- a CDS encoding serine/threonine-protein kinase, translating into MDTASRVSPLRRGDPGRLGGYRVIGRLGSGGMGVVYLATDRDDELVAVKLVHATLVGDPEFRGRFRSEVERARQVPSFCTAEVLDADLDHNPPYLVVEYVDGPSLAEVVEESGPLRSAALHSLAVGVATALTGIHGAGVIHRDLKPGNVLLAPGSPKVIDFGIARAFEATSQHTRTDQMVGTVAYMAPERFSSEPGTPLTAAADVFAWGCVVAYAGTGRTPFHGDSPPATAARILTQPPHLGVLPEPLRGLVELSLSKHPEERPTARELLDLLLGERQPERRRATGFAAPAAAPRTQPARPVTSAPPAPPARRRGHRTLAVLAVLLVLAGLATVALVLKAYAPVGEPRNVGGAPGAGAPETGAAAPRNPPATEPGDLTDPTRGAGPVPAEPDGGEPIIQDALSRPGLWQDSEVPGADADCTVQGVLRVARVDAGAHQCAGPEEEIADDFGVEVTTALQSAGACAAIWFHWDPRAGGQVLRICQGEISVGADLPEDSRVYGRIALDRRIGLRQPVRIHLVIRDGEAQVFRGAQFAGAVPLPEGGPDEGQVLLGLSAEAAGAGPPYAVSFSDVDIRSL
- a CDS encoding FAD binding domain-containing protein, coding for MQVPAPFEYARATTVDEAIGLMERYGDTARLVAGGHSLLPMMKLRLANFEYLIDINDLHGELGHIVVEADQVRIGALTRHRELLESDALAAALPIFRDAERVIADPVVRNRGTLGGSLCQADPSEDLSAVCTTLGASCVIRGPGGTRTVTMEDFHRGPYETAVADGEILVEIRIPLRPRGGSAYAKVERRAGDWAVVSAGAAVWLDEAGLVTDARVGLAAVGPNTTGLPEISAALRGSPPSEGLYTEAGEIAARSCDPVTDQRGSADYKRHLAKELTVRTLRRAVARIAERG
- a CDS encoding (2Fe-2S)-binding protein, which codes for MQVSMTVNDVEVTEEIEGRLLLVHFLRDVLGLTGTHWGCDTSNCGTCVVWLDGEPVKSCTVLAAMAGGHEVRTVEGLAKNGKLDPVQEGFIQCHGLQCGFCTPGMLMTARALLDRNPDPTEAEIREAISGQICRCTGYATIVRSVRWASVHEAGTEEVTA
- a CDS encoding aerobic carbon-monoxide dehydrogenase large subunit, with amino-acid sequence MTAVQGSERLTTFEDNDQKPVGHGRMLRKEDPRLVRGRGRFTDDIQLPGMLHLAILRSPFAHARIVGIDTSAAAALPRVRAVVTGADLAAQGLAWMPTLSGDVQAVLATDKVRFQGQEVAFVVAEDRYTARDALELIDVEYDVLEPVIDARRALAPDAPVIRDDLDGKTNNHCFDWETGDKDATEAVFAAADVVVRQDIVYPRVHPAPMETCGAVADFDAVEGRLKLWSTTQAPHAHRTLYAIVAGLPEHKIQVISPDLGGGFGNKVPIYPGYVCAIVASIVTGKPVKWMEDRSENLISTGFARDYIMRGEIAATRDGRILGIRTDVLADHGAFNGTAAPVKYPAGFFGVFTGSYDIEAAYCSMTAVYTNKAPGGVAYACSFRITEAVYLVERIVDCLAAELGMDPAELRLKNFIRPEQFPYTTKTGWVYDSGDYEPTMRLAMDLAGYAELRKEQEAKRANGELMGIGIAFFTEAVGAGPRKDMDILGLGMADGCELRVHPTGKAVVRLSVQSQGQGHETTFAQIVAEEIGIPPADIDVVHGDTDNTPFGLGTYGSRSTPVSGAAAALVARKVRDKARLIASAMLEVSVADLDWEKGRFQVKGDPGKSVTIQDIAMRAHGAGDLPDGVEGGLEAQICYNPSNLTYPHGAYICVVDIDPGTCEVKVRRFIAVDDCGTRINPMIIEGQVHGGLTDGVGMALMEMIAFDEDGNCLGASLMDYLIPTALEVPDWETGFTVTPSPHHPIGAKGVGESATVGSPPAIVNAVVDALAPYGVRHADMPLTPSRVWDAMRGAPRPPI
- a CDS encoding XdhC family protein: MTDIAERARALTQQRRPFVHATVVRAQQPTSARAGDAAVVLDDGSIEGFVGGHCAENSVRTAALDTLRDGRTLLLRVLPDGGAEFPETPGALVVVNPCHSGGAIEIFLRPVLPRPVLRLAGETPIGEALATLAAFLDFEVSRDGACAGATAAVVAGLGRGEEDAIRAALDAGVGFIALVASRTRGAAVLDALGLTPGERSRVHTPAGIDIGARTPQEIALSIMAEVVRAIRVDGLAPSAAAATPPAAATDPICGMTVLIGPDAISADGNYFCGTGCRDAFLARA
- a CDS encoding nucleotidyltransferase family protein codes for the protein MVLAAGNSVRLGLGEAKQLLPYRGRTLLDAALDTVRACPFDQRLVTLGAWSAAVRSRVDLSGFTTVDVPADGTGCGASVSTAVGALDPRADGLVLLLGDQPGVRASSVAALLAAAGDGPLGVCRYDDGLGHPFWFGRAVFAALAGLHGDKAVWKLLHAGEYPVVEVAVPGPVPIDVDTREDYERLLAGDRLVG
- a CDS encoding AAA family ATPase, yielding MWADRPGVSPEEVRRRLDAVDYLVDDGLAMALFLALRLGRPLLLEGEPGVGKTAAAKALARALDTTLIRLQCYEGLGVPEALYEWNHQRQLLAIRLAEARAEKLGEADLFTAEFLLERPILRAVRHPGPVPPVLLIDEIDRADDEFEALLFEFLGEAAITVPELGTFTAVRPPIVVLTSNRSRELHDALRRRCLYHWIDYPSAGRAVEIVRRTVPGADAALITAATAFIAHVRGLELDKAPGMAETIDWVAALSALGVTELVPDHVIRTLGAIAKTPDDRDLITAALPAAPQERQP
- a CDS encoding SRPBCC family protein is translated as MKITNEFAVNTPIDRAWAVLTDLEGIAPCLPGARLTGVEGDTYTGRVKVKVGPVVSDFAGTARFLEKDEQAHRAVIDAKGRDARSAGNAAAVVTAQLRPDGDRTLVSVDTDLKISGKLAQFGSGMIKEVSGKLLNQFVQNLEAKLAADGTEAAPPEAAPPEAAPAQAVPPAEEAPLEVAPAGASSLEEAPVGAPDSADVEPVLPRKSSGFGPQPDDEALDLLGLAGGSVYKRLIPIGVGVAAVAAVIVWVVVRR